In the genome of Bremerella sp. P1, the window TATGTGGTCCGAGCCGGGCGAGTTTGATGAGTTCCCTCCGCCCAGAATCCAACGGAGTGATGAACCTCAGCACGGACATTCGACAGAAGAACCGCGATCTCGTCACGCTGCCGCAGTACTTCAAACAGCATGGTTACACGACCGCTGGTGTTGGCAAGATCTACGATCCGCGTTGTGTCGATAACAAGCAGGCCCAGGATGCTCCTTCGTGGTCGGTCCCCTATACCAGGCTTCCCTATGCCAAGATTGAATTCGGCAAGGTTGACGATGCCTATCTTGCCCCTGATGTCGACGGCGCGGTTCTGACCGATGGTCATATCGCCAGGCTCGGCATCGAACTTCTACGAGACCTTCACGGTAAGAAGCAACCGTTTTTCATAGCGATTGGCTTTAAGAAACCGCATCTTCCGTTTGTGGCCCCGAAAAAGTATTGGGACATGTACGACCCCAGTCAGTTTCGCCTGGCAAAGCATCAAGGGGGAATCCAAAACGACGCCGAGTACTCCCTGCACGATAGCTCTGAAATACGCGGCTATCGAGGCATAGCCGACAAGGGACCACTTCCTGAACAGACTCAGCGCAAGGCAATTCACGGCTACTACGCGTGCACGTCCTATGTCGATAGTTTGGTCGGTGACTTACTCGCCGAGCTAAAGTCGCTCGGTCTCGACGACAACACGATTGTTGTTTTATGGGGAGACCATGGCTTTCACCTGGGCGATCACGGAATGTGGGGCAAGCACAGTACGCTTGAGAACGCTACACGCAGCCCACTAATCATTCGCCCCGTGGGAGGTAGCAAGGTCTCGCTGACGAATGCTCCAGTCGAGTTTACCGACATCTACCCTACGCTCTGCGAACTGGCCCAGTTGCCGAGCCCCTCGCACATCGAAGGAAGAAGCATCGGCCCGATTCTCAGCGGCCAGTCGGCCCACGTTCGCCAAGGCGCTCTGACCGTTTTCAAGAGTCGAGGCTCGATCGGCTATTCCTATCGAACCGAGCGGTATCGCTATACCGAATGGGTCAACAAACGCGGCAAGTCGGTTGCCTTCGAGCTATATGACTATCAGACCGACCCACTGGAAACTTCCAACCTGGCAGGCGACGCCAAGTATGCGACCATCCGCGCCGATCTTGCCGCCGCCCTCAGACGCGAAAGTCAGGGCTGCGAACGTCTGCTCATCCAATCGAAATAGACCTTCCCGACGCCCCGAGATATCTCCATGCGATCTTCAATACTGCTAGTTTGCTTCCTCTTCGTGCTGAGTGAATCCACGGAGGTTGTGCAAGGCGCTAATACGAAACGCCCCAATATCATTTTCATCATTGCCGACGATATGCATCGGCATATGTTCAATTGCCTACCGGAAGGAAAGGGCCGCAACCTGACGCCGAATCTTGACCGACTAGCATCGGAAGGGACGCTGCTGATGGGGCAGCACGTTGCATCGCCTGTATGTACACCTAGCCGCTATAGCTGTTTGACGGGGCTGTATGCCAGTCGTAGCC includes:
- a CDS encoding sulfatase codes for the protein MIRALPLLLFAVSIASASTCVAAERPNVLFIAIDDLKPTLGCYGDSIAITPAIDQLASQGTVFANSHCQWPVCGPSRASLMSSLRPESNGVMNLSTDIRQKNRDLVTLPQYFKQHGYTTAGVGKIYDPRCVDNKQAQDAPSWSVPYTRLPYAKIEFGKVDDAYLAPDVDGAVLTDGHIARLGIELLRDLHGKKQPFFIAIGFKKPHLPFVAPKKYWDMYDPSQFRLAKHQGGIQNDAEYSLHDSSEIRGYRGIADKGPLPEQTQRKAIHGYYACTSYVDSLVGDLLAELKSLGLDDNTIVVLWGDHGFHLGDHGMWGKHSTLENATRSPLIIRPVGGSKVSLTNAPVEFTDIYPTLCELAQLPSPSHIEGRSIGPILSGQSAHVRQGALTVFKSRGSIGYSYRTERYRYTEWVNKRGKSVAFELYDYQTDPLETSNLAGDAKYATIRADLAAALRRESQGCERLLIQSK